In Prosthecomicrobium sp. N25, one DNA window encodes the following:
- the pip gene encoding prolyl aminopeptidase, giving the protein MAERLPLYPPLEPYRTGRIRVSEIHEIYYEECGNPQGKPTLLVHGGPGGGSNPTMRRLHDPAHYRIVLFDQRGCGRSTPHAELRENTTWDLVADMERLRVHLGIPVWQVVGGSWGSTLALAYAQTHPGRVTELILRGIFTLRRKELHWFYQEGADHIFPDLFAPYRALIPPDERHDMIAAYHRRLVSDDPALRLAAARAWSTWEGGALSLLPDPGRVAAFAEDSYALAFARIECHYFVNGGFFRSDGQLLEDVDRIRHIPGVIVHGRYDMCTPVFIAFDLADRWPEAELRIVPDAGHAVTEPGIVHELVTATDRFRGTA; this is encoded by the coding sequence TTGGCCGAACGCCTTCCACTCTACCCGCCCCTCGAGCCTTATCGGACGGGCCGCATCCGCGTCTCCGAGATCCACGAGATCTACTACGAGGAATGCGGGAACCCCCAGGGCAAGCCGACCCTGCTGGTTCACGGCGGCCCCGGCGGCGGCTCGAACCCGACGATGCGCCGGCTGCACGACCCCGCCCACTACCGGATCGTCCTGTTCGACCAGCGCGGGTGCGGCCGATCCACCCCGCACGCCGAACTGCGCGAGAACACCACCTGGGACCTCGTGGCCGACATGGAGCGGCTGCGGGTCCACCTCGGAATACCCGTCTGGCAGGTCGTCGGCGGCTCCTGGGGCTCGACCCTGGCTCTCGCCTATGCGCAGACCCATCCGGGCCGTGTCACCGAACTGATCCTGCGCGGGATCTTCACGCTCCGCCGCAAGGAACTCCACTGGTTCTACCAGGAAGGGGCCGACCACATCTTCCCCGACCTCTTCGCGCCCTACCGGGCCCTGATCCCTCCGGACGAGCGCCACGACATGATCGCGGCCTACCATCGCCGCCTCGTCTCGGACGACCCCGCCCTGCGCCTCGCCGCGGCTCGCGCCTGGAGCACCTGGGAGGGCGGGGCGCTCTCCCTCCTGCCCGACCCGGGCCGGGTCGCGGCCTTCGCGGAGGACTCCTATGCGCTCGCCTTCGCCCGCATCGAATGCCACTACTTCGTCAACGGCGGCTTCTTCCGGTCCGACGGGCAGCTCCTCGAAGACGTGGACCGGATCAGGCACATCCCCGGCGTGATCGTCCACGGCCGCTACGACATGTGCACCCCGGTCTTCATCGCCTTCGACCTCGCCGACCGCTGGCCGGAGGCCGAACTCCGCATCGTTCCGGACGCCGGGCACGCCGTCACGGAGCCCGGGATCGTCCACGAACTCGTCACCGCCACGGACCGCTTCAGGGGGACCGCCTGA
- a CDS encoding secondary thiamine-phosphate synthase enzyme YjbQ, with translation MEQSRDGNSWRIEPLDEATGPGRLLAARLVVGTAGRGFVPITAAVDGWLAAARAGTGLVTLFLRHTSASLTIQENTDPDVLADLADALDRLAPADARWRHALEGPDDMPAHVKASLTGVSLAVPVVAGRMDLGTWQAVYVVEHRASPHRRTLTIHYAGT, from the coding sequence ATGGAACAGAGCCGGGACGGCAACAGCTGGCGGATCGAGCCGCTCGACGAGGCGACGGGGCCGGGCCGGTTGCTGGCGGCGCGCCTGGTGGTCGGGACCGCGGGCCGCGGATTCGTCCCGATCACGGCGGCGGTGGACGGGTGGCTGGCCGCCGCGCGGGCGGGAACCGGGCTCGTGACGCTGTTCTTGAGGCACACGTCCGCGTCGCTGACGATCCAGGAGAACACCGACCCGGACGTTCTCGCCGATCTCGCGGACGCGCTCGACCGGCTCGCGCCCGCGGACGCCCGCTGGCGCCACGCGCTGGAGGGCCCGGACGACATGCCGGCGCACGTGAAGGCGAGCCTCACGGGCGTGAGCCTCGCGGTGCCGGTGGTGGCCGGCCGGATGGACCTCGGCACCTGGCAGGCGGTCTACGTCGTCGAGCACCGGGCGTCGCCGCACCGGCGTACGCTCACGATCCATTATGCCGGCACCTGA
- a CDS encoding FHA domain-containing protein, whose protein sequence is MLDWIATAGTQLAVLVLIVVAVGIGIAATVRREREAAALQRAAAAERGSAPQPVITRQQPRIALAVLEFEDDPGVVSIDRPRVTIGRHSDDDIRVKDVTVSRHHAVLQLNAAGLFEIHNQTADRAEPNPMLVNGVYREHAELADGDLVTIGGVTFRFRRELARSAA, encoded by the coding sequence ATGCTGGATTGGATTGCGACCGCGGGCACCCAGTTGGCGGTCCTCGTCCTGATCGTCGTCGCCGTCGGCATCGGCATCGCCGCCACGGTCCGGCGCGAGCGCGAGGCCGCGGCCCTGCAGCGCGCCGCCGCGGCGGAGCGCGGATCCGCGCCGCAGCCGGTCATTACCCGCCAGCAGCCGCGCATCGCTCTCGCGGTCCTCGAGTTCGAGGACGATCCGGGCGTTGTCTCGATCGACCGTCCGCGGGTGACGATCGGCCGCCACTCCGACGACGACATCCGCGTCAAGGACGTGACCGTCTCGCGCCACCACGCCGTCCTGCAGCTCAACGCCGCCGGCCTCTTCGAGATCCACAACCAGACCGCCGACCGCGCCGAGCCCAACCCGATGTTGGTCAACGGCGTCTACCGCGAACACGCCGAGCTCGCCGACGGCGACCTCGTCACCATCGGCGGCGTCACCTTCCGCTTCCGCCGCGAATTGGCCCGGAGCGCCGCCTGA
- a CDS encoding FHA domain-containing protein, with product MSRQNNPESDEEERTQFLASRPGEEDSEREEGSLDDVATAIVGRRSNNPVARLVVIDGFGLGNAKPIYPGTNSIGRDRRNRVALDFGDNTISRIDHAIIVCDDQQLSFWIFDGGKTNPVHVNSVMVTGQRELTIGDVIEIGSTLLRLEPV from the coding sequence ATGTCCAGACAGAACAACCCGGAGTCCGATGAGGAGGAACGCACCCAGTTCCTCGCGTCCCGCCCGGGTGAGGAGGACTCCGAGCGCGAGGAGGGGAGCCTCGACGACGTCGCGACCGCGATCGTCGGCCGCCGGTCCAACAACCCGGTGGCCCGCCTCGTCGTCATCGACGGCTTCGGGCTCGGAAACGCCAAGCCGATCTACCCGGGTACCAATTCGATCGGCCGTGACCGCCGCAACCGGGTGGCGCTCGATTTCGGCGACAACACCATCTCGCGCATCGACCACGCCATCATCGTCTGCGACGACCAGCAGCTAAGCTTCTGGATCTTCGACGGCGGCAAGACCAACCCGGTCCACGTCAACAGCGTCATGGTGACCGGCCAGCGCGAGCTGACGATCGGCGACGTCATCGAGATCGGCTCGACCCTTCTCCGCCTCGAGCCTGTCTGA
- a CDS encoding alpha/beta hydrolase → MSLTIDPQVFAEDAVSEETRRLNAWILSTIEALPDTWSVSPAVIRDRRARGLGPFPMEPKCERAEVIEIPGPRGPVALRIIRPLAAARGVYLHLHGGGWTLNAADQQDGRLQRIADQAGLAVVSVDYRLAPEHPYPQGPDDCEAAALWLVREARALFGTDALAIGGESAGAHLSVVTLLRLRDRHGLLPFRAANLAAGCYDLALTPSARRFGTARLVLNTRDIEMFVRHFLLHGGDRADTDVSPIHADLRGLPRALFSVGTRDALLDDSLFMAARWSAAGNAADLAVYPGGVHVFQSFPSALAEACLARMDEFLADAMA, encoded by the coding sequence ATGAGCCTGACCATCGACCCGCAGGTCTTCGCCGAAGACGCCGTCTCCGAGGAGACGCGCCGTCTCAACGCCTGGATCCTCTCCACCATCGAGGCCCTGCCCGATACCTGGTCCGTGTCCCCGGCGGTGATCCGCGACCGCCGCGCCCGCGGCCTCGGACCGTTCCCCATGGAGCCGAAGTGCGAGCGCGCCGAGGTGATCGAGATCCCCGGCCCGCGCGGGCCGGTCGCCCTGCGCATCATCCGCCCCCTCGCGGCGGCGCGCGGCGTATACCTCCACCTCCACGGCGGCGGCTGGACCCTCAACGCCGCCGATCAGCAGGACGGGCGCCTGCAGCGCATCGCCGACCAGGCCGGCCTCGCCGTCGTCTCCGTGGATTACCGGCTCGCGCCCGAGCACCCCTACCCGCAGGGTCCGGACGACTGCGAGGCGGCCGCCCTCTGGCTCGTCCGAGAGGCGCGCGCCCTGTTCGGCACCGACGCGCTCGCGATCGGCGGCGAATCGGCCGGCGCCCATCTTTCCGTGGTCACGCTGCTGCGGCTCCGCGACCGCCACGGCCTGCTGCCTTTCCGCGCCGCCAATCTCGCCGCGGGCTGCTACGACCTGGCCCTGACCCCGAGCGCCCGCCGCTTCGGCACCGCCCGGCTGGTCCTCAACACGCGCGACATCGAGATGTTCGTACGGCATTTCCTTCTGCACGGGGGAGACCGCGCCGACACCGACGTCTCGCCCATCCACGCCGACCTCCGCGGCCTCCCGCGCGCGCTCTTCAGCGTGGGCACGCGGGACGCGCTCCTCGACGACAGCCTCTTCATGGCCGCGCGCTGGAGCGCGGCCGGCAACGCCGCCGACCTCGCCGTCTACCCCGGCGGCGTGCACGTCTTCCAGTCCTTCCCCTCCGCGCTCGCCGAAGCCTGCCTCGCCCGCATGGATGAGTTCCTGGCCGACGCCATGGCCTGA
- a CDS encoding invasion associated locus B family protein yields MMVFLKNALKQAVVTALTALMSLVGMAVGSAVAQGQKGPEAVSADTWIKICQTDEKTKKEVCQTGYDLRTTTGQILASFVLMEMTGETRKIVRIVVPTGLLLQPGLKVQVDDGKAEDGKFGFCSEAGCFVQMVASDPFASALKKGREIVVSAQNQAASAVTFNFPLGSFKVANEGKAIDEETFRKRQEAIRAQVVQKQQSFEDQLREAQRKAQQGQ; encoded by the coding sequence ATGATGGTTTTCCTCAAGAATGCCCTGAAGCAGGCGGTCGTCACGGCGCTCACCGCTCTCATGTCGCTGGTGGGCATGGCGGTCGGCTCGGCGGTCGCCCAGGGCCAGAAGGGCCCCGAGGCCGTGTCCGCGGACACCTGGATCAAGATCTGCCAGACCGACGAAAAGACCAAGAAGGAGGTCTGCCAGACCGGCTACGACCTGCGCACCACCACGGGTCAGATCCTCGCCTCCTTCGTGCTCATGGAGATGACCGGCGAAACCCGCAAGATCGTCCGCATCGTCGTCCCCACCGGCCTCCTGCTGCAGCCGGGCCTGAAGGTCCAGGTCGACGACGGCAAGGCCGAGGACGGCAAGTTCGGCTTCTGCAGCGAGGCCGGCTGCTTCGTCCAGATGGTCGCCAGCGACCCCTTCGCGTCGGCGCTGAAGAAGGGTCGCGAGATCGTCGTGAGCGCGCAGAACCAGGCGGCTTCCGCGGTGACGTTCAACTTCCCGCTCGGCAGCTTCAAGGTGGCCAACGAGGGCAAGGCGATCGACGAGGAGACCTTCCGCAAACGGCAGGAGGCGATCCGCGCCCAGGTCGTCCAGAAGCAGCAGAGCTTCGAGGACCAGCTTCGCGAGGCCCAGCGCAAGGCCCAGCAGGGCCAGTGA